From one Triticum urartu cultivar G1812 chromosome 3, Tu2.1, whole genome shotgun sequence genomic stretch:
- the LOC125544215 gene encoding putative carbamate hydrolase RutD, which yields MVNLVEAQKPLLHFLIRRAGLRQHTVDVDGAGTALTFWVPKDKLPKDKSTVCEITPEAAAPASKKKSKTKAKAPRPSVVLVHGFAAEGIVTWQFQAGVLAKHYDVYIPDLLYFGGSTSPSTDRSPGFQAECLVAALGKLGVEKCTVVGFSYGGMVAFKMAESHPGLVRSLVVSGSVVAMTDSISETTLERIGVKSSAELLLPDSVKGLKALLSIAAHRKLWFPERLHRDYLQVMFTNRKERAELLEGLVVSNKDATVPVLPQKILLLWGHNDNIFNIELAKTMKEQLGEETMLQSIDKAGHLVHLERPCVYNRRLLEFLAYVTAEASKE from the exons ATGGTGAACTTGGTGGAGGCCCAGAAGCCGCTGCTGCACTTCCTGATCAGAAGGGCCGGGCTCCGGCAGCACACGGTGGACGTGGACGGCGCCGGCACGGCGCTCACCTTCTGGGTGCCCAAGGACAAGCTCCCCAAGGACAAGTCCACCGTGTGCGAGATCACGCCCGAAGCGGCGGCGCCGGcctccaagaagaagagcaagacGAAAGCCAAGGCCCCGCGGCCATCCGTCGTCCTCGTGCACGGCTTCGCGGCCGAAGGCATTGTCACGTGGCAGTTCCAG GCTGGTGTGCTGGCGAAGCACTACGACGTGTACATCCCGGACCTGCTCTACTTCGGCGGCTCCACGTCGCCGTCGACGGACCGGTCGCCGGGGTTCCAGGCGGAGTGCCTGGTGGCAGCGCTGGGCAAGCTGGGCGTGGAGAAGTGCACGGTGGTGGGGTTCAGCTACGGCGGGATGGTGGCCTTCAAGATGGCCGAGTCGCACCCGGGCCTCGTCCGGTCGCTCGTGGTGTCGGGCTCCGTCGTCGCCATGACCGACTCCATCAGCGAGACCACGCTGGAGAGGATCGGCGTCAAGTCGTCGGCGGAGCTGCTGCTGCCGGACTCCGTCAAGGGGCTCAAGGCGCTGCTCTCCATCGCCGCCCACAGGAAACTCTGGTTCCCGGAACGCCTTCACAGGGACTACCTCCAG GTGATGTTCACCAACCGCAAGGAAAGAGCAGAGCTGCTGGAAGGTTTGGTGGTCAGCAACAAAGACGCCACCGTGCCCGTTTTGCCACAG AAAATACTTCTGCTCTGGGGACACAACGACAACATTTTCAACATAGAGCTCGCCAAGACAATGAAAGA GCAGCTCGGCGAGGAGACGATGCTGCAGAGCATAGACAAGGCCGGGCATCTCGTGCACCTGGAGAGGCCCTGCGTCTACAACCGCCGCCTCTTGGAGTTCCTGGCATACGTCACTGCTGAAGCTTCCAAAGAGTGA